The following proteins come from a genomic window of Atribacterota bacterium:
- a CDS encoding RbsD/FucU domain-containing protein: MLKNIPSIISPELMMVLMEMGHGDEIVLADANYPAESADTLTVRADGHSIPELLEAILFFLPLDQYEAYNVFYMDTDKGAKPQIWQFYENIFKASKDNYSIKTL; the protein is encoded by the coding sequence ATGTTAAAGAATATACCTTCAATTATTTCTCCGGAGTTAATGATGGTGTTAATGGAGATGGGACACGGGGATGAGATTGTACTGGCGGATGCAAATTATCCAGCGGAGTCTGCTGACACTTTAACCGTAAGAGCTGATGGTCATAGTATTCCAGAGTTGTTAGAGGCAATTTTATTTTTTCTACCTCTGGATCAATATGAAGCTTATAATGTATTTTATATGGATACTGATAAGGGAGCCAAGCCCCAGATATGGCAGTTTTACGAAAATATTTTTAAGGCATCAAAAGATAATTATAGTATTAAAACTCTGGA
- a CDS encoding uroporphyrinogen decarboxylase family protein: MNERERFLTTMKHQLPDRIPTVIDARSEVQNALKKHYSVESYQEVLDILGAVDIDRFPTDGWIRINFPDHDDKKDSLIEAAWLGGGRKYKRIDERTFKNDWGVVFKISDDGKYAGWTSGPLVNAKDPDEVFIPIEENIIDDPDLPRKVRELKNRGIFVKGLIAQPFKIAWMLRGMENLLCDYLINRAFIEKLYDKLYKLQGEILIRMTKAGMGMVGFEGDIAIQHSLIMRPNIWRAIDKPRLSEIITSCKEINSDIHIFIHSDGNISEIIPDLIDIRFDVIDPIQPECMDPFLIKKLYGDKITLHRCGSLQKTLPFGNPEDCKKEAVHYIEYCGQNGGLVLGISNTISYDVPVENVVAWYEAVRDYIL, from the coding sequence ATGAATGAACGGGAACGTTTTTTAACCACAATGAAACATCAGCTTCCGGACCGGATACCTACTGTAATAGATGCTCGATCGGAAGTTCAGAATGCTTTAAAAAAGCATTATAGTGTTGAATCATATCAGGAAGTACTTGATATTTTAGGGGCCGTAGATATAGATCGTTTTCCAACAGATGGTTGGATTAGGATAAATTTTCCTGATCATGATGATAAAAAGGATTCCTTAATTGAAGCAGCATGGTTGGGTGGTGGCAGGAAGTATAAAAGAATAGATGAAAGAACATTTAAAAATGATTGGGGTGTTGTTTTTAAGATTAGTGATGATGGTAAATACGCAGGATGGACTTCTGGGCCATTAGTCAATGCTAAAGATCCAGATGAAGTATTTATTCCAATAGAAGAAAATATTATTGACGATCCCGATCTTCCCAGAAAGGTCCGGGAATTAAAGAATAGAGGGATATTTGTTAAGGGCTTAATAGCTCAACCATTTAAGATTGCCTGGATGCTAAGAGGTATGGAAAACCTTTTATGTGATTATTTAATTAATAGAGCTTTTATTGAAAAATTATATGATAAACTATATAAACTCCAGGGTGAGATACTGATAAGAATGACAAAGGCTGGTATGGGTATGGTTGGTTTTGAGGGTGATATTGCAATACAGCATAGCCTCATTATGAGACCGAATATTTGGAGAGCAATTGATAAACCTAGATTGTCAGAAATAATTACATCATGTAAAGAAATCAATTCAGATATCCATATCTTTATTCATAGCGATGGGAATATAAGTGAGATTATACCTGACCTTATTGATATTAGATTTGATGTTATAGATCCAATACAACCTGAATGTATGGATCCATTTTTAATAAAAAAATTATATGGAGATAAAATTACTTTACATCGTTGTGGAAGCCTTCAGAAAACATTACCGTTTGGGAACCCGGAAGACTGCAAAAAAGAAGCTGTTCATTATATAGAATATTGCGGACAGAATGGAGGATTGGTTCTGGGAATTTCTAATACCATTAGCTATGATGTTCCAGTCGAAAATGTTGTTGCCTGGTATGAGGCGGTAAGAGATTATATACTCTAA